Part of the Phaeodactylum tricornutum CCAP 1055/1 chromosome 5, whole genome shotgun sequence genome is shown below.
TTGCAACTGCTGTCTTGAGAAGAAGCCAGACTCGAGTGCTAGCTCTCGCCCAACCAGCCAAGTCACCAGCGCCACAGCACGTGACGTATCAGGCTCATATAGACAAGCTTTCTTTCGTAACAGCGTCTTCAGGACTTCCGACGAAGAACGTGAACTTGAAGCGCCCCCCGTAGCAGGACCGGGTGGTGGACGATTCTGTGGACTCTGTTGGGGACGCTGGTTCCTCACATTGTTCCCAGACCGAACTGAAGTTCCTGGATCAGGCGTTGTTTGGACAATCGTAGGCTTTCGAGATTGTGGATTGACTTGTAGCTGGTACGGCTGGTGTGGATTTGACGGTGGTCCTTGGTGATACACATAGCCGTCGATGCTGCGCACGGGCAAgaaaggaagctttggatcCGCTGAGCGGCGAAACTGTTGCTGCACTACGGGAGGCTGCCAACGATGACTCTCACTTGGCGGCGCCAACGGTGGATAAGACAACTGATGTTGAACATCTTCTTCGCGGAAACTTGCTACACGTTGCTGTTGCGTGACTGGATTTCCCCAGACAAAAgactgttgttgtcgtcgttgttgctgtgcAAATGATGCTGGTGAAGGTGTGCTAAAGTTGGGCCCGAGCTCCCGATTCCCCGAATAAAAGCGTGGCGAGTTGTCCCACGAATGAACGCGACGGTGAAAGCGCAGCGAATTGTCGTAACCTTCCGGCATGCGCTGCAATGTTTCGGAATAAAGGCCACTGGAAGCTTCTGCGTCCCAAGACTGCGCGGTTGAAACCGTAGAAGGGGTGCCAATCGCCGAAGAATTCAGACCCATCATCGAAGGAGGGACGGTTTGACTCTGCAATGGGGTCATCGCAGGACTATTGCTAGCCGAGGAGTCGGGCGATCGAATAGTCGTGTTATCATCATCGTTCGGGTTGGTGTTGCTCTTTCGCTCGGCCGAAGCGGACGTTGAAACGGTTGAGTGTGCGGTGGAAGATTCCATTTTATCTGCGTCGGTTTCGTCTGATGGTATTGAAGACCGATGATTGTGCACCGGTCTCCAAGATGGTGTAGGTCCGCGAATATTGTGATTGCTGCTATACCCCATGATTGGACTCGACAGTGATTGCTCTGTCGAGTGGCAGTTCCCGTCCCTTGCCTGTTCGAGTTGCTTCGTGGATGAAGACACGATGGTGGAGCTTTGCAGGTCGATATTGGTACAATTGTTGATTTCTTTGTACAATGGTTGCGAGGCCCCCAATGCAAATGCGCTCGCTTCGCGTGAGAAAGCAGTCCCAGAAATGGCGAAACGTGAGGAATCGTGGATGTCACGACTGGTAGAAACGGTTCTCGGAAGTAATGTGGGCCTATGAGTGACGCAGCTTTCTTCTTCTCGCGGGTTCAAAGTCCCAAGATGGTCACGACGAtgagaagaaagaaaggatTCTTTGTTCAGTTCGCTTCCAGTTGGTTTCCGTTTTGGACTTGCTAACAGGAAAGAACGCTTCGTTGTGTCTGATGCGTGGTCGAGTCTCGGTTGATGCGATTGTCCGTTGCCTTCGAAGAGAATCGCGGAGCGGGAAAAGTGATCGTTGTGGATGTTCCGCCCGCGACTGTTATGACTCTGTCTTGCGAAGCCGTCAGATGTCACCGCGCCGGCATCATCCCCCTGACGTCCAGACGGTCCTATGTCTTCGGCGAACACGGCACTGCCGTGTCGTGGGTGAGCGAAACCTTCCCGGAGCGAAACTGCTCGGGCTGGAACGGTTTCACGATGGCGCATTTcactttcttccaaagcttgtGAGTCTCTTTGAGGGTTGGTTGCCAGCAGCGCTATTGTGGCATTGCCGaccaacgccaacgaaggGTCCTGgatcgacgacgaatcgtccCGCCAACGACTCCGTGAAATACCGTCCACGCGTGCCGCCATTGACATTTAGCGCTGTAGAATTTGTACTTGGTTCTGCGTAACAATTATGCCGCCATCCtcgttccaccaacgaaactAGTTTTTGTGATGGTtgtgactcacagtcaatcgccAACAGTGGTAAATGAATCGGGTGGATGTCCTCGACAGTGGTAAGGATAAACAACCCAGCAGCACCAAGTTGCAGTAAATCAGATCGATTGCACCGGATGCGCCAATAACCCTCGTTGGCAGTGTTGCGGGATGATACGAGGTCCCGGAAGCTGGTACGATGGCCTTCTCCACTGGTGTGCTGTTATCCCGGTTGATTCTGTTGGTCTCGTTGCGTTGACATGAACCTCGAACGGCAGTGGCTGGTTCAACcgcctaacagtaaatctaCGGGCGCACAATTATAGGTAGGTACTCCGTCGTTTAACGCACTCTCTGTCACGTGTCGATGGGTTGTAGTTTCGAGACGGAATGGTAGAGTGTATATAGAATGGTAGTCCAGACATCTTCCCGATTTTTAAAGTTTACTGACTCAGGGAAATCATATCTGGTACTGAAATTCATATACATATTTTATCCTTTTCGATCTCCAGCATTGACAGGGAACGACCATGTAAATATGTTTTCGAATTGATTTGAAAATGCCTCGGAATGATTCTTCCGAAGACCAGCAAAATACGCTTATATGAACCGTTGGACTAAACCACGACAGCCTAACTACCACAACACAATCGAAAACGGAGAAAGACCATTGTTGATGCTAATGTAAATCGCTGACTGGTGTTCTTTCATACAGACCACGTTTTGGTACGTCGAACGTCGAGCGAGCCAACACACCAAAGGAACGCGCTCGACATTCCCAAATATCAACAAGACCTTCTTGACTGCGAAAAGCGTGAGATGATTCTCGTTGTCTGCTGCATTTGTTCGCAGCAGCCACTTTGAAGTCGCCCGACAGTAATTTATTCTATGAATCAACGTTAGCCTTCGCCagttgttgcttttgtttcaGTGTACAAGCTACTTCAATGGAGGCGTGCCGACGCCCGCACGGGCCTGTCGCTGTTGCGCCTCTCGTTGCCGTTGTTTTTGTGCACTCCGTGCTTTCACTTCTAGATAAAACGATTCGTATTTCTTTAGGGCGGCATCCTTCCTTTTgctctcttccttttctttttgcaaatcgGCCGTAAGTTTCCGGATGAGGCCTTCTTGTTGCTGCACCGTTTCCGAATTGGCGGTCTTTCCGAACTCGCTCGCTAATACTGGATTCAGGCCGTGACTCGTTTGGCCTTTGCGAAATCTCTCCAGAGTCTCTTTCAACTTGTCGAACCGTAATCGGTATTCCTCCTTAAAGTGCTGCATCTGTTGCTTGACCACCTTGGCCTCCGTCCGTGCCGCTTCGGCACCTTCCACTTCCCTCATCAATACCGCGTTTTCGTCCCCCAATGCTTTCAAAGAATCCATCAATCGCATGAGCTGTTTCGTGTTGGCTGGTTGGTTCCCTGACGGAGATACCGCGTCCGTAGAAGGTCCCCCACCCATACCACTGGCCAGGGAAACAACGGATGATGTAAGCACTTGGGACGCCGCCACAGAACTACCCCACCAACTCGATTCCAAGCTCTGGTTTTTGCTGAAAGGAGGACCTGGTGGAGGTACTGTAGATACATGTGTTGCCGGTCGGGTAACCGACGCTTCCAACCTCGTTTGGACGCGATTGGCGCGGGCGCGAGCGGTGGAGGCACCAACCGCCGGTCGATTCGGGACAGCGCGAGGAGCGGGCGCCGGGTTTCGagtggacgacgacagaCTATGATACTGTGATCCGGGCGGGATCACCATGAAACTTCCGTCGATCATGGAGCTTTTCATTCGGTTCTGGGTACGGGTATCCAGGGATGCAATGGAATTACCCAGTTCCAAAGCCATATCCATATTTTTCAACTCGCGTTCAAGCTCCAACATTTCGTCTACCGGATTGTGTTCGCTAGAGGAGTCATTCACAGCCGCGTTGTCGTTTGCGGCAGCCAGTTGGCTAGAATCTTTGTTCGATGCGCTGCCCAAGAACACCGAATCCGAAATATCGGCTTCACGCCTATTGTTCAAGGCTCCGCGTACCGTGGCTCGTAAGCGGTCCGTTTGTGAATCCAAAGTGTCGCTGTTGGGTCTATTCGTGCGGGACAAACTCGGCCTTAGTTTTACGGCACGCTTCAGGGCCAACGCCGACCTGGCCTGTGTTTGACTCAACAATAATAATGAATGGGTCATGGATGCTGTGTGTTTGAAAGTAAGCAGAGAAAGCCGCATACGAACCCCAATGGGTGAGATCAACACTTGTACACTTGTTGCGTTTGCTGATATACTGCACTGTGGTCTCCACGTACCGTTGCTTCCTTGAATACGGCCAGCGGCCTCCCGAAAGAGTTTGGCGGCCGTTGCATGCGCGTCGAGTGCTTCTTGTAGATTGCCGCGTCGTTTGGCTTGGATCGCTTGTGCAGCGGCTCGATTGGCTTGTTCCGACAAAACGACAAAGTCTTCGGCCGTGGAATCGTCCGCCCACGGTGTACCACTTATGAGTGCGGCGAGAATATCTCCTCGTTCCGGTCCACGCCGGTCCGAAGTGGGATGGGGATCGGACCggtcgtcgtcttcttcggttccGGTCGAAAGTAATATGTCGACTTCGTCCGCATCCGTGTCCCACACGTTGACGTACGTAAAGTCAAtgacttcttcttcttcctgttggTCGTTGGCACGGTGAGCGTCGATTGCGTATCCGCGGTGATTCTGGTTGTCGTTGTGTTTGGCGTGCGGTATCTCGGTGGTGGGCCCCCGCAGACCCAATTGCGAGAGGACGGAACCAATGGAACCCAGACGATGCGACGTCGGTTCCACGTTCGGTACCGAAAGGTCCGCCGGAGTCGCGAGTAGTAGATGATCCTCAAAATCGTCACGACGGTCACGTG
Proteins encoded:
- a CDS encoding predicted protein, with product MSMAARVDGISRSRWRDDSSSIQDPSLALVGNATIALLATNPQRDSQALEESEMRHRETVPARAVSLREGFAHPRHGSAVFAEDIGPSGRQGDDAGAVTSDGFARQSHNSRGRNIHNDHFSRSAILFEGNGQSHQPRLDHASDTTKRSFLLASPKRKPTGSELNKESFLSSHRRDHLGTLNPREEESCVTHRPTLLPRTVSTSRDIHDSSRFAISGTAFSREASAFALGASQPLYKEINNCTNIDLQSSTIVSSSTKQLEQARDGNCHSTEQSLSSPIMGYSSNHNIRGPTPSWRPVHNHRSSIPSDETDADKMESSTAHSTVSTSASAERKSNTNPNDDDNTTIRSPDSSASNSPAMTPLQSQTVPPSMMGLNSSAIGTPSTVSTAQSWDAEASSGLYSETLQRMPEGYDNSLRFHRRVHSWDNSPRFYSGNRELGPNFSTPSPASFAQQQRRQQQSFVWGNPVTQQQRVASFREEDVQHQLSYPPLAPPSESHRWQPPVVQQQFRRSADPKLPFLPVRSIDGYVYHQGPPSNPHQPYQLQVNPQSRKPTIVQTTPDPGTSVRSGNNVRNQRPQQSPQNRPPPGPATGGASSSRSSSEVLKTLLRKKACLYEPDTSRAVALVTWLVGRELALESGFFSRQQLQAGVHSCVGEKIQAGIITRTKVNRCMQIILNSCFHYIIPRPDGTEENGDSFRFIFGNEVDDDSQLTRMLPSPWNDLTVDREQILIASTADDFSKKGDQKGTTTPQSSPRHGPVEVAGSPGRESNDGDGDGKRAVLLCFNENVRCAEDVFRCHNEFIRDTAHASNLQLSANEWHVFFGSEAVGAPHIWDYIGIPVPYTDAKGHDYADALGVMTRVELGKFRTSWCSKRYEHDHNLCGFAHVSVNRGWLRRDPYTTQYTDEICPSVSSVPEKRIGPKFLVINECPHGLLCGHAHSMEEIQYHPRRYKSKTCPSISRGCISGDVCPNHHPVDSYRFIKRSDSRSGGRQQARQPQHQATSSAFKPFSPEPSPILYASPAPISKFEDHLSMPGLQSLYRRHCSVIRATVRKPGNSYCFYSCFGDDSGINESAASGPHKARVRLPSTTVPES
- a CDS encoding predicted protein, encoding MDLPFVVDSTSTQSSQQLENSIGLGADDSSLVTASSQGSLLPNSEDSADNVERATTAYTNDTGTDAADPVTLGTGTSDAPLTTAPARDRRDDFEDHLLLATPADLSVPNVEPTSHRLGSIGSVLSQLGLRGPTTEIPHAKHNDNQNHRGYAIDAHRANDQQEEEEVIDFTYVNVWDTDADEVDILLSTGTEEDDDRSDPHPTSDRRGPERGDILAALISGTPWADDSTAEDFVVLSEQANRAAAQAIQAKRRGNLQEALDAHATAAKLFREAAGRIQGSNASMTHSLLLLSQTQARSALALKRAVKLRPSLSRTNRPNSDTLDSQTDRLRATVRGALNNRREADISDSVFLGSASNKDSSQLAAANDNAAVNDSSSEHNPVDEMLELERELKNMDMALELGNSIASLDTRTQNRMKSSMIDGSFMVIPPGSQYHSLSSSTRNPAPAPRAVPNRPAVGASTARARANRVQTRLEASVTRPATHVSTVPPPGPPFSKNQSLESSWWGSSVAASQVLTSSVVSLASGMGGGPSTDAVSPSGNQPANTKQLMRLMDSLKALGDENAVLMREVEGAEAARTEAKVVKQQMQHFKEEYRLRFDKLKETLERFRKGQTSHGLNPVLASEFGKTANSETVQQQEGLIRKLTADLQKEKEESKRKDAALKKYESFYLEVKARSAQKQRQREAQQRQARAGVGTPPLK